In Zingiber officinale cultivar Zhangliang chromosome 3A, Zo_v1.1, whole genome shotgun sequence, the DNA window GCCCTATTGTTTCAGATTGGCATCAGGGTTTTGTTGAACTTCCTCTGGTGCTGTCCCTCGTAATTCCCATTAATATCTAAACTatagtttgtatcagatattctAACATCCACAATGTGAGACTAGTTGATCAATTCAATTCACACTTGAGTTCTCTCAGCACAGGATAtataatgttggatcgagaagcgctagagggggaggtgaatagcgctcgtggctatttcgttcgattatcgaaatcgtaaaacactcgagtaaaaacgcagcggaaatgaaagaaatacaagcagatgaacacagtgaatttacttcgttcggagcctgtgacgactcctactcgaaggcccgcgatccttgatcgctttcggtgggcaacaactataagttcgttaagagtattacaaactaattacaattcaaagctgtaaaaagattataccgacaacaaaaagattaaatccgaagctccgggttgtcggggtgtcgttgcagcacttctggattgagtcgttagcagcttgtcgcaaggagattgcttagataaTCGTTTtttttttgaagctgcacctcaaccctccttttatatgcggttccgggcgcctggagtgtgacgtggccaaccaaccaggatgctccacgtgacgaagtcgcggcagggataaagtttggtcccgggcgcccggatccatcccgggcgcccggacagcctttttccagcaggctcctcacctgcaaacaaaggttagtccgagcaaaataccctgcaagacagtgttagaatctggtaaaacatagtaaataataattgACAATCTTCGgattgtccgagtctgactttggatttccaaccggctactgttccctctgcggggaacgcgtcctcacctactccactcaggagatttacctgttgccagtcgatcctccagatcgactggacttttgctcagcactcgatgcttccggactttctgctggacatccgcttccccggctagtccagtctttcacctggttcgcgacaccaggacttttcacctagggttaccaccccctaggacttttgcctgaagccatcgacctgccaagactttccgcatagggttaccaccccctatgacctagggttaccgtcccctagggttttccctttgcctaactgcagctaggactttcctgaaatcctcaagtagacttgttagactaaaaaacatcttaactttgaattctttgccgttatcaaaacacgagttcgatcgtcggatgctttccgcaccaacatatAATTCACTGTTTCTAGGAAACAGACTCTTACACTTGTACCTTGAACAACTAACAAGGGTTTTCTACAGAAACAACCATGCATACAATTTCATTTTAAAAGCGCTGGTTAGCATAGTTTCCGACTTCTTTGAAATGTGAAGGCCTcttgaattttatttattttactgcTCAGACTTGTAAATATGCCTACAAAATATTGTGCAGTTATTCAAGATGGAAGACGTGAGCATGGGCATGTGGGTGGAGAAGTTCAACAATTCTAAGCCAGTGGAGTACGTCCACAACCTCAAATTCTGCCAGTTCGGTTGCATTGAAGATTACTACACCGCTCATTACCAGTCTCCCAGGCAAATGCTGTGCATGTGGGAGAAATTGCAGGCAGGGAACCCTCAATGTTGCGACATGAGATGATGATATCTCTGCGAATATCCATCCTTTACCAATTTTGCAAGTTGTAACAGGGCAAGCTCCATTCTCGAGCTCCATATAGGTCGATGTATGATCTAGTAGCGTAAGCATCCCTTTCCATATTCATTTATTATTTCGTTCTTTTGTAGTAACTCATACAAGTTATAAATACAGATGAATTTGGCTCCAAAGGTTCAGTTTGGTCCATTACTTGCAAACCCTCATCATCTTTTCCActgaatttaacaaaattaacatTTTCCACTTTCAAATTTCCAGTACACTCCTAGAGATATTGTTGATACAAGGAAAATGACAAGAACAAAATTTGTTCTTACGAAAAAAACAagtcaaaattttttttgtaaagtaaaatttaattagttaGTCATGGCAGTGTATAGTTTACCATGACTTCGTCTCAAActttatcttcttcctcttgcaactTCAGTATTGCAAACTTTCATAAAATCCTATTCAGATTTAGAGCTGGACTTTCACTTCAAGCTGGAGTCGAATGTACTTGTTGAAGTGGTATCGTTATACTGCCATTGCTCCATCCGTTTTGTCAGGTTCATGCTTGGCTCATCATCGTCATCTTCGTCGACATAGTTAGTTGGTTGCCAGTGGTTGACTAGAGGAGCTAGTCGATTGACAGCATGGCTCATGTCAGGCCTCTGGTGAGGCTCTCGGGCTGTCGAGTGCCATGCTAAATCAGCAACTTCTGCCCAGTTTTTTTTAGCTTCCTCATTGAGTTCAAGAGTTGGATCCATCATCTCAGTTAAGATCTTGTCCTTTTCATGGGAAAATCTCCGGCGGAATAACGCCACCAAATGGATGTCCTCCGGAGGTTGCGATTCATCTAAAACTTTCCTTCCGGTGATTAGCTCCATCAATATCACGCCGAATGCATACACATCAACCTTAGTCGACACCCTTCCTGTGGCTGTTACAATAAGATTCTATCATCAACAACTATAGGATTACTATAACACAGAATCATGAGCAACTTCTAAAACCTAGAATAGAGCAACAACTGTTTTCTACATTGAAGTTGAACTAACTTACTTGCATATTCAGGTGCAAGATACCCAAATGTGCCGGCTAGTCGGGTCTGCATGGACTTTTGATCATCGGCGGCAAGCTTCGCTAGTCCAAAATCCGAAACCTTAGCCCTCAAATCCTTGTCCAAGAGTATGTTAGAAGGTTTTAGATCTCTGTGTATGTAACTTTCTTGAGCAAGGCTATGCAAGTATTCTATTGCTCTAGCAACATCCAGAGCAATGACGAGCCGCTGATTCCAATTCAACGGTGGCTCGCCGCTACTCTGCCACTGGAACAGGTGCTCCGTCAAGGTTCCTCCGGCCATGTACTCATACACCAAAAGCTTCTCACGGTCATCGTCGCAGAAACCAACAAGTGCGACTAAGTTCTTGTGCTTAACCTTTCTAAGAACTTCAATTTCTGCTTTGAATTCCTCATGTCCCTTGTTGCCCGTACTGTCATATCCATTTCTCTTCACGGCGATCGTCGTTCCATTGTGATCGCCTTTGTACACTAAGCCGAACCCTCCTCTGCCCAAGATATTGGCGTCGCTGAAGTTGTCGGTGGCCCTTCGAAGGGATTGAATTGAGATGTGCATGCTTTGAGCTTCAGTGGAGTACTGATCCGAACTCGTGATGCTGCCCGAGGAAATGCCTCCACTGCCTTTGCTCAATCCATCCAATCCGATTTTGAATGACGTTGAATCGGACGCTATGCGCTCAAATTTCTTGCTTTGATTCTTCTTGCGGCAATGGAAGAGCAATGCTGCTGCGCAAGCAAGGAGAACCACGAAGGCGACGATCAAACCAACAATCAGGGCTGCAGGGGACGACGTTGAGCTGAACAGAGAGCCAGAGTCGTCTCCGAGCTTGGGGTTGTCTTCGAGCTTGAGCGTGACAGAGGTGCGGAAGGTGGGCACCTTGCCCGAGAGGCTGTTGTTGGTGACGTCCAGCAGCTGGAGCTGCGGGAGCTGCGTCAAGCTCGCGGGAATCGAGCCGACGAGGTCGTTGCTGCTGAGGAACAGCTGCCGCAACGAGGTGAGATTGGAAAAGGCCGGCGAGATCTCGCCGCCCAGGTGCTGGTTAGCAAAGTTGAGGACGATGACGTTGCCCTGCGCGTCGCAGGTAACGCCGAGCCAGTTGGCGCCGCAGGGCTGGTTGCCCTTCCACGACTTGGCGAGCAGGAGGGGGTAGCCGAACCCGGCGGCGATGTCGAGCAGCATGGTGACGCGGGGATCGCAGGGACCGGGTGCCGGGCTGCAGAATTGATTGCCCTTGTCGATGTCGACGGAGACGGATTTGCTGGC includes these proteins:
- the LOC122051060 gene encoding receptor-like kinase TMK4; the encoded protein is MELITGRKVLDESQPPEDIHLVALFRRRFSHEKDKILTEMMDPTLELNEEAKKNWAEVADLAWHSTAREPHQRPDMSHAVNRLAPLVNHWQPTNYVDEDDDDEPSMNLTKRMEQWQYNDTTSTSTFDSSLK
- the LOC122053471 gene encoding receptor protein kinase TMK1-like, translated to MVERKEHRRRLLLALFFFFLGFRRIKCRSDTSSEDADAMFALARALSGLPSSWKPGSDPCSWDGVSCSAGRVTGINLASRGVSGSLPPSIGSLSALTTLNLPRNRLSGPLPLLPNLSSLQSVSFEDNAFESLPDSFFAGLIDLQSITLDNLPLAPWSLPRDLASSAGLVELSAANCSLSGSIPDFLGSLPSLRVLRLAYNHLSGTLPPSLAGSGLQQLLLNSQQSSSLLSGRIDVIGAMPQLIVFWIQSNAFTGPIPDVSNLTALESFNARDNALTGVVPASFAATLTLKNVSLSKNMLQGAFPQFASKSVSVDIDKGNQFCSPAPGPCDPRVTMLLDIAAGFGYPLLLAKSWKGNQPCGANWLGVTCDAQGNVIVLNFANQHLGGEISPAFSNLTSLRQLFLSSNDLVGSIPASLTQLPQLQLLDVTNNSLSGKVPTFRTSVTLKLEDNPKLGDDSGSLFSSTSSPAALIVGLIVAFVVLLACAAALLFHCRKKNQSKKFERIASDSTSFKIGLDGLSKGSGGISSGSITSSDQYSTEAQSMHISIQSLRRATDNFSDANILGRGGFGLVYKGDHNGTTIAVKRNGYDSTGNKGHEEFKAEIEVLRKVKHKNLVALVGFCDDDREKLLVYEYMAGGTLTEHLFQWQSSGEPPLNWNQRLVIALDVARAIEYLHSLAQESYIHRDLKPSNILLDKDLRAKVSDFGLAKLAADDQKSMQTRLAGTFGYLAPEYAKSYCNSHRKGVD